CAAAAAGGACTTCCGATACCGTTCACGTAAAAATAATCGTATTGAATACGGTGATATTTTCGTATGCATTTTACAAGCGAACTCCTGCCAGCGGAAAAGGCCGACAGGAGTTCATAGCGCCTCTTGCATACACTTAAAAACCATCAAAATTATCATCGCTTAATGGGATCACCTGATCCGCAGATCTGGCAGCCGCGGCATACGCGCGCTTCCCGTTCCCCCTGTTTGTCTCTGTTTGCGCCTTTTCCGGCAAGGCAAACCGCTGTTTTCCCTTTATCCCTGTAATGCTCTTGCTTTCCCTCACGGCTGATTTCTTTAAAGAGGCGCCATCGTCATCCTTCGAGTTCACCTCTCTTGCGATTTTCTCAACCAGGTCATTCAGCCCCTGTGCCTGTGCCGTCAGTTCTTCACTTGCCGCCGCCGTTTCCTCCGCGTTCGCGGCGTTTTGCTGGATCACCTGGTCCATCTGCTGAATAGCCTTGCCCGTCTGGTCGATCCCATTCGTCTGCTCTGCCGAAGCGGTGGCTATTTCATTGACCAGGTCAGTGACCTTCTTTACCTGGACAACTGAATTTTCAAACACCTCCTTTACCTTGGCGACCACCTCGTCAAACGCCCCTTTGGTCTTGTTCACCAGCCCGGTGCCATTCTCCGCCTTTTTCACGCTATCGGTAATGAGTTCCGTTATGTCCTTCGCCGCGTCTGAGCTCCTTTGCGCAAGGTTCCTTACCTCCTCGGCAACCACCGCGAATCCCCTTCCGTGTTCTCCCGCGCGGGCGGCCTCAACCGCCGCGTTCAGGGCAAGCAGGTTTGTCTGAAAGGCTATGCCTTCGATGATCTTGATAATATCCGCAATCTTTCCGCTGCTCTCTGAAATATTCTTCATTGCACCGGCCATTTCACCAACGGCAACATTACCCTGTTCAACCGTGCTGATAACTTCTTTATTGCCGATCTCTACGGTATCATTGCATGCCCTTGCCAGCTTGGACGCCTCCTGGGCATTGTCCGCGTTCTGCTTCGCCATGGAAGCAATCTCCTCCATGGTTGACGAGGTCTCCTCAATCGTTGCCGCCTGTTCGGAGGTCGCCTGAGACAGGCCCTGGCTCGACGCTGAAATCTGTTCCGACGCGGACGCAAGTTGGCCTGCGCTTCCGGTAAGATCCGCAAGGAGACTCTTAAAGAGGTTTGTGATCTTTGTCGCTAAACCTTTATTCAGTAAATTAAGAACAACCGCGGCAATAATGCTGCAAACGCTGATGGCTATGTATATGATAATGCCTTTTTTCGCAGTTGCAGAGATAGTTACAGCGCTATCCATAAGCTCCTTTGCCTGAAAATCCTCAATACGTTTCAGCACATCAATCCTTCTTGTTGTTGCATCAAAAACCTGTTCCCCTGTGATGCCAAAATTTCCTTCGTTTATTTTCTCCAACAACAGTTTTCTTATATCTGAAACATCCGATACGATCTGTCCTGTTAAATTTGAATTGTAAAAACCCTTTACTTCCTGAGAAGACAGATATTCAAAGTTCCCGAGAAGTCTATCACTTCCTTTCCAGACGGTCATCCATTTGTCCAAATCGAAAGCATTAATGGCCTTGTTTGCGCCTACAATACCACCCATTATCGCCCGCTCGATTCCTGCCAATTCCTTTGCTGACATGAAATTTACGTAGGCGGATGCCTTGGCAGATATATCTTTGTGTGTAGACATTAACGCGACCTGCTCAAAGGATTGAATAAAGTTTATGTTTACTGTCGTGTAATAAAGAACCGCGTCGCTTTTTGATATAGAAAGCGCCGTAATCGCGTCTCTTTTTGATGCGAGACTGTCCAACAGGACTTTGGCTGCGTGTACCTTTATGCCGAACTCTGTTCCATACTGATTCGCATGAAAGGATTCTAAAAAACTACGAAGTGCGGCAAGGGCCTTATTGGTGTTCTGCTTTTGATCCGAGAGTATATCACCCATCTTTGCGCCGCCACTGACAGCATAAATTGCGGAGGCGCCACGTTCTTTTTGTAATTCATGCACTAAAGCGCTTGCAGTGGTAATATATTGACTCAACACGCTTATCTTGTCAGCATCGCCCTTAATACTTAATTTGTCAGCAAGAACTACGTAAATAAAAAATGCTGTTGCAATAGACGGCAGTATCCCGAACAACATAATCTTTTGACCTATGGTCATTTTCACTGTTTTTCTCCTTCTTAACAGGTATTAGAATTAAATGAGGCTTTGCAATGATATGTATTTACTTACCCTTGACACTTCAAACGCTGAAAATGTAATCCATAAATTTAAAAAATAGCTATTCATCTTCTTTTTGTTTTTAGATGCAACCTCCTGTCTTAAAAAGGGACCGCTTTTTGTAAGACTATTTCTGTTTCATTTGATAGCGCCTGTAAATGTAACACGTTGAAAAATTTCTAAAGCAATACTCTAAAGCAGAGGGTATCGTTAGGCTGCCCATGTAGACGCAGTAGCAACTATTACTAATAGGTGCCTTAACAAAGGGGAAAAACCTTCTGGCAAGAAAGTTCGTTATCGGTTCATTATTTTTAGCAATTGTAGTGTCCCCCCAGGAAGTTTTATTTTTAGTGTATTTTCTACATTAATTGTTCGCATATGTACAAGACCTTCACCTTTGATACCTTTGCGCGGTGTACTAAGATCAAAATAAGTACCAAAGATATTAAAAATTATTTACCAGAGATAGAATGCATACTGTTATCAAGGATAAATACGTGTAAATAAAGAAAAGATAAGGTAGGTTGAGAGCAAAGCTCCGGTAGGCAGGAAGGCGAAGGGGGAAATATTTTCAATCCTTTAAAGCAACGGTAGTTTATTTTGTAAGCTGAATTTGAACAGCAAAATTATCTTTAAGAGTAAAAAGGGAAAATAGTATAATGAATTAATTATGAATAGCTTAGGGTTTCTTCACTTGGTGGAATAGCAAACAAGTGAATTTTCATTTTGGAATTGAGAAAAGAAACGGAGACAACTTTCAGATTGCAATATCTCAGGTTATCTGAATAAAAATTTTAGCGGGGAGAAGACAGATATGGATTTTGTATACAACATATGTTACCAACCTGAATCTGTCAAAAAAACCTTTTTGCCCCATTGAAAACAGGGTGAAACATATTGCCATTTCCTTACTATAAAAGGAAAATTGCGTGCCATTCCACAGATGTGTGGATGACACAGATGTGTGGAATTCTACATTTTCTTATCTCTGCTCTTTTTCTTTATAGGGAGAGAGCTTTTCGATCAATGCCCGGCATGCGTGGGCTTTTGTTTTATTCCAATCAGTTTTTTCCAGTATCTGGATTACTGCCGGACAAGGGATACTTGATTCTACCATAAGAGAATCGCTGAGGGTTTTGGGTTCTACAATAGTGTATTGAAGGCGATGAGGGTATGCTGGCAGAGAATAAAAATACTTACAAGCAACTGAATTCGAGAGCCCTGGTGCCGTGTCTTCTATACTGTGAATGCCTTGTGTCTCATCATATGAAATACCTGCAACAAAATACTATTTTTTGCGCATTTCCAGATACTATTCAATCTTATGAGAGAGAATTTCATTTTTTAGTACTAATCTGGTAGGAAGTGGCTTTAAGGCCACTTCCTACCAGATTCAAAATTTTGATATCGTCCCCCCTGGTTAATTTTTTTACGCAGGGAGGATCGAATCCTTGAAGCAGAAGTTTGCGATAAATAACACTAGCAGTTTACGGACATATTTTCCATTCTATGGAGTTCTTCCATGCTCACGATTTTATCAATATCAAGCAGGATCTTTACCTGATTTTTGATTTTCGCTATTCCCAGAAAGATTTCCGTATCCACCCCGTCTCCAAAGCGAGGGGAAGGTTCCAGGTCCTTACCCTGCACGTCAAGGACTTCCGATACCGTGTCAACAATAACACCGGTGAGTATGCCCCTCACCTCTACCACTATGATGCAGGTCTCCTGTGTGTGTTCCTTCTCAGTCAAACCGAATTTTAACCGCAAGTCTATTACAGGGATCACCTTTCCCCTTAGATTGATCACCCCTTTCATGTGCTCCGGTGTCTGCGGCACCGGCGTTATTTTCATAATGCCAATAATTTCCCGTATCTTGAGAATGCCGATGCCATATTCCTCTCCGCACAACACAAACGTCAGGTATTTTCCTGTGTGTGCGGAAACGCTTGAAACGTCTGTTTTTTCTTCATGCTCCAGGAGCGCTTCCATTCAATTTTCCTTTCATGTAAAAATAATC
The sequence above is drawn from the Candidatus Brocadiaceae bacterium genome and encodes:
- a CDS encoding methyl-accepting chemotaxis protein, which translates into the protein MTIGQKIMLFGILPSIATAFFIYVVLADKLSIKGDADKISVLSQYITTASALVHELQKERGASAIYAVSGGAKMGDILSDQKQNTNKALAALRSFLESFHANQYGTEFGIKVHAAKVLLDSLASKRDAITALSISKSDAVLYYTTVNINFIQSFEQVALMSTHKDISAKASAYVNFMSAKELAGIERAIMGGIVGANKAINAFDLDKWMTVWKGSDRLLGNFEYLSSQEVKGFYNSNLTGQIVSDVSDIRKLLLEKINEGNFGITGEQVFDATTRRIDVLKRIEDFQAKELMDSAVTISATAKKGIIIYIAISVCSIIAAVVLNLLNKGLATKITNLFKSLLADLTGSAGQLASASEQISASSQGLSQATSEQAATIEETSSTMEEIASMAKQNADNAQEASKLARACNDTVEIGNKEVISTVEQGNVAVGEMAGAMKNISESSGKIADIIKIIEGIAFQTNLLALNAAVEAARAGEHGRGFAVVAEEVRNLAQRSSDAAKDITELITDSVKKAENGTGLVNKTKGAFDEVVAKVKEVFENSVVQVKKVTDLVNEIATASAEQTNGIDQTGKAIQQMDQVIQQNAANAEETAAASEELTAQAQGLNDLVEKIAREVNSKDDDGASLKKSAVRESKSITGIKGKQRFALPEKAQTETNRGNGKRAYAAAARSADQVIPLSDDNFDGF
- a CDS encoding chemotaxis protein CheW translates to MEALLEHEEKTDVSSVSAHTGKYLTFVLCGEEYGIGILKIREIIGIMKITPVPQTPEHMKGVINLRGKVIPVIDLRLKFGLTEKEHTQETCIIVVEVRGILTGVIVDTVSEVLDVQGKDLEPSPRFGDGVDTEIFLGIAKIKNQVKILLDIDKIVSMEELHRMENMSVNC